TTCATAGTTTCTCaaaatttcttctgcttctaTAAAACTCCtaatttctacttttttttctttttcaatcgtCTACCTTACTATTTCATTTTACCATAAAATCACACCAaaattgtttgaatttttgttattCGGATGGCTACTTGAATATACGTTGGATCCACATGATATGTCAAGCAGTCACTTCACTTTGAATTGAAAGAGAAATCGAGTGTCAAAGAGTTGTAAAAGCTAGACGTGAATCGATATTTTATTGGTTATGCACGATTGTTTTCATTGTTATCTTCTTTAGTATTTGGTTTATGCATTTTGTAACGTAAAAATTATTGCAACGGGTGCGGTTCTTATTCTCCTTGTTACATAAATTTTAGCCGATAAACTTATTATGATGTATTGTAATGTTGTGCAAGATAAGATGATAGTTTTTGTAAAAGTCTGACCTCAATATTCTCTCTACTACTCAATATATTTGAGGATTCTCTCTTAGGTCTTTTAGTATAGTAAATAAGAAAAGTTAATTTCAGAGATATCTAACAAATTTTGCTAGCCTCGCTTCTATCTCGCCCGTCACTTTTTTATGTATCTAGTATCTAGatacatataaatacatttatCTAGTCTATCTATTATGATTCGCATGTATCCCCTACTTATTTCGCACACctctctttctatttaatattttgataacAAAATTCATGTATCTAAACGTAAcgattgaaaataaaaaaggagaGGAGGAAAGTAAGCAAATGGAATGTGACTATAAAAGAAGCAAACATGTTGGGGCCAAATGTCCCCTAACCAATGATCAAGACATGTCCCACAATACACCATATTTCCAACCTAATCATCAAACTCATGGCCCAAAATTGTCTTTTGGGTTGAGTTTCaaactttagttttttttctgtCCACCCGTGTGCTTGGGTTccattttttaatcatttttttcgtaattaattaaaaatacgtgaataagtatataattaattcgaaaaatttgactttaattattatattgttcttTTTTCACGTGTGAAAGagacttatttatttttctaccaAATCCCAACCACGAAATCGTCAAATTCactattaaaattaatatgttCCACAAGAAAATACTTATAGTGCACATATTGGCAATAATTATTATCAAGTTAaagttttctatatataaatacaaaaattgcAATATTGAAACCACATACAAAGTCTAGAAAGAGGAAGATGACTCAGTATGCAATTACAATTGTAATAAAACAtatcaacaacaaaattatatgGTCAAAGTtgatatttatatagtttttcttcttttgtttttttttcaatatatttctcatgtctttataacttttaatttGAGAATTTATAACGTATAAATTTTGTGAGTACAAACGTACCTATAATGgtataaaaagaagaatatttgaTAACGattttgtaataaaatatttcattggtaatttttaatttaagcaattaactaattttgataaccattattttgataatcataCTACTCTGAGTAATACTTCCATTTTGATAAATTGGGTAAAAGatttatgttttgaatttttgaacaCGCAAGTGAGCTGAAGTCAAGCTAATTAAATGTCTATAATAAGTTACGAAGTAAAGTAAAATCATCGTTACAATTTAGAATTtgacaaaatttaataatttttgaactaaaattttatatttataataaataaatttaattgtgaatattcataacataaaaaaaaattagaaaaaagtcttttaaacaatttttttttccgaCAGGAATTATATACATGTAGATGTAGTGTACCAATTGTTGGAGTAAAAAAAGTGACCTAATTATTTAACTTTTGCTTTTATATAACACAAAAAAAGTGATTGATTGCCAccaaaataataaggaaaataaaagagattattttaagaaataattatattattttttttaaaaaaaaagacaaagagATAAAGTTCCCTAATTAAATGAAGGTATTTAATTTGTAGTACATTTTGGtgtctttttttcttattgctATAAATGCAAATGAAACGTTAATCTAATTTTCCACACCTGCAAATGAATTAAATGCCACATTATATAAAACAGCTTTACTATTCGTAAACcagacaaaataaataaaataaaataatataataaataaattacgtATATGTCACTTCTAGAGATTCTTTTTTGAACAAATTAGtggatattttaattataagaaaTAATAGGTCCTTAATTTGACATAATTAATGTGTACTAAGAGGACTTTGACTTGTCAAATTTATTAAAAGAGTTCATGTCCCTTTTTAATCAAAGATCTCGCGTTTGAATTttgggaaaaaaaatgaaatttgattgAGAATATCATTTTTGAATGGATCTGCAGTGCGTACTCGAACTTAATCGAAGCTCTAATATTGACTTTTAACTCCcaagaaaaatcaataaaatatatatatcccataatttttttaatattattttgatttattgagatTGTCTATTTAAGTAAAGTAGACAACACCTAAATATACAAACACACTTTAGGTATTTTCTAAATGTTAAAAAATTGTAACCAAATTTAGTCAATTTGCACATTATTGAAGTGATCAACTTTAGTCATCACCTATGATTAAGGTTATTAGATATCTCCTTTGAAGGGTGTTTAAGaactttatatataaaaataataaaaatcacacaagattttttgaataattatatgatataatttatcaattttctgACTCGTTTAATATAGTTTCGCTACATAAAATTCATCATGAAAAAAGTGCTCCTATCAAAAATTTCTTCCATTCCAaagattaaaattcaaaatttctcatTAAAAATTTCcgatcaaaaaattatttattttaaaaaataaaatataaaaacgggggcattttcttattttccaaATTCCAATCATATAAGTCTCTGACTTATGCTCCTTTTTGCCCAAACATgaggaaggaaaaaaaaacacaacttgcactttcaaatttatttgtcgcacaatattgtatatttttttttcgaaTTTATATCACTAAACAAAATAtctaacaattaaaaaatatttaattctattttatgatattatatttgaCAATATAAAAATTGACTCGATCTTACTTTACTAAATCTTAGATAACGtatgatttaataaaatatgtatgaCTATTTGACTTGACGACCATAGTCATTAGTCAATATgacaattaataatataagaaaattataacagtaattatttttcttccttcTATTTATTTGACCCTTAATTGGTTCTTCCTTGCCCCCTTCTTTCATTTGTCCCTTTTATACTTTATTCtcttgtttgaaaaaaaaaattaaaatttttagctTTGTTCTTAATTCTtgcaaaatattaagaaattttttttatcttatattaaactaataaaatgGAGATTATGCCAGAAAATTCAACATGTTTGGAGCTAACCATGTCTATTCCTGGATCTTCTTCTAATTCTTCATCTTTCCCTTCTTCTGgtaagtttaattaattatttatcactagagaattatatttattttttacaaaagcTAAATTTTCTATATAGTTTGATATTTTCACTTAGGGCTTTTTATATATTCTATAGAtgacatttttaattttcatcagTGACGAAACCAGAACTTTCAGTATGAGTGTTGGTATTAGATGCAATTTTAAGTTACTAAGTTTAAGTTCTGAATCcgtctctatttttttttttgaaaaagagtgTTAGACTGACCACCTTTGTCGATCATAGcttctttatatatacatacatgtgtgatgaattaattacttttaattatGTTGATCTTTTCctatttgtaattatatatcttgtgttgatttattttttttaattgatcatgAAGGTGAAGGGGGTGGTGGACGTTATAATATGATGAGAGAGCTTGATATAAATCAAATACCTTCAAAtataaatgaagaagaaattagcatggaggaggaagaagaagaagaaagctctaataataataataataatgataatattaatgggGCTCCAAGGAAAAAACTACGTTTAACAAAACAACAATCTTTTCTTCTTGAAGAAAGCTTTAGGCAAAATCATACTTTGAATCCGGTAcgtatgaaatatttttctttgtagtCGGTTACGAAAGAACAGTAACTTCGTTTTACATTTTATGTTTAGTCAAATtacatcatattttaaaattttatgttcagtcagaccatttttttttctcctcttcttaaTGTAATGGTAAATAAATGCAGAAACAAAAGGAAGCTTTAGCCATGCAATTAAAGTTAAAGGCAAGGCAAGTTGAGGTTTGGTTTCAAAACCGTAGAGCAAGgtaccttttatatatatatatatatatatatacacacttttatgattatttattattctctCTTGTTAAAGTCAAAATACGATTTACTTCATTCACTTTTATTCGTCATATAAATTATAGTGATTTAGAcatgttatatatttattaagaaaataataattgacatGACTATTTTATGTACGTCCTGAAAAATGATTTGAGAAATTTAATACCAAAAGTAACACATaaaaaatgacaagtaaaaaatGACGGAATATGTTAATTTTTGAGTTGTTACGTTACTAGTCTTCCAAGAAGACATTAGTTATTAATGCCTCAAAACCTTAAACAACCAATTAAATAAGTGGAGTTGGTAGTAATATTGCTAATGTGTTGGTAGTTGAGAAGAGATAATTAATGGTGAGGAAGTAATTacactaatttatttttctttatatttatatttataactaaatttttttacatatattataAAAGATAGTGAATTATTTTATGAGAGAGAGAGCAATAATAAGAAGGATCAGATTCTATTGCATTGTTCTTCTTGTTGATCTGAGAATAGAAAGTGATATTTCATTCTCTATAAGGCAAATATCTGAATAAACATTAAAGaaccaaaattaaattaagtcattgagtgttttttaaaaacaacttctCTATTTCTACAAGTCAGTATTAAAAGTCACATATACTCGATCCTcctcaaatattatttataagtaatattttacataatgtattattattatttttcatttgttgtCTAAGTTATAACTAAATTTTAATTCACGTTGAAAATTTATACTCACATTCCCAAGGTCTTTGATgaagaatgaaaaatttaaagttgatttTGGAGTTATATAGTGGGAACAAACTccataaaattaggaaatttgaCTCTTTCAAAATGGTTGCACACTACACACCAAAAGAGGTTTCACCAAAGAAGAGGCAAATAGAATTGTGACACCAAAGTCATATCAACTTTCAACTTTGATATTTACTAAAGAtacttttgaaattataaatttgacTAGTATTATCTTATGTATCTTTcgatttgttaaaataaattagtaaaataaatttttaatatgagtgacaagtaaatataaaaaaaagtacagTATTATAGTACCTTATTTTCTACCtataattatatacattgtttagttgaaaataaattattacgaGATAAgttatttcattatgtatattaGTATATGAGATAAACTTTTCTCATCACTGAGGTATGAAATAATTAATCTCATGACCGTCTAATACCTCTAATTAcatataagataaaataattatacattttatGTTTAATGATTAGTATATCTCACATCAAACGACTCCGTGTAATATTTTGTCAGTTCCCTTTTAGAGAATAATAATAATCGATCGGTCAATTTGAGCATTTAATTGGATCATCTTTTTCAGGTGTTTGCCATAATGCACGTGcatttatttaatgttagaaGAAAGGTTCAATCATCAATGCATTAGTTAATTCCTTTAGTATAAAAAACGCGAATTTAAATTAGTCAAGCataaattacttatatttatgttaaacaGGAGCAAGCTAAAGCAAACGGAGATGGAATGTGAGTACTTAAAGAGATGGTTTGGTTCATTGAGTGAACAAAATCAAAGATTAAAGAAAGAAGTTGAAGAGTTACGAGCCATGAAAGTAGGTCCGCCAACGGTGTTATCACCCCATAGTTGCCATCCCCTACCGGCGTCTACCCTCACCATGTGTCCTCATTGTGAACGCGTCACCAGGACTAATGTCAGAGACTAATTCAGAATTTAAGATTAGTATTATTGAGTTTGAAGTGGAAACAATTTGACATATagttattaatatgtatatgttttttaagttttttatttttagtttcgtTTATATGTTCATATTGTACGATTCTAAAAAACAATAGTTTAGTGATTTTAATTGAAGTCAACTTTTGAGATTTTCTTATAGGTTCGTTTGGTTAGTTAGCTAGTGTTACCTTTTATCTTACTTATCGATTCTTCGTtggttgaattttatattttaaaaaagagagaagTATTCAGAAAATTCTTAAATTCGATATGAATTATTAGTTACATTTTTGTATTATTGATAGctttaaaaataactatttaCTTAACTAACTAAACCTAAATACATGACTCTGATTTCACAACATGAGTGAAATACACTCCTAAATTGACGTCAAGTTTAACAGTATTTTCAAACTTTTCTGGAGTTATACAAGagtttgaaattatttattatgcCCTGTGACAGATAAAGGGTGTATTCTTATCTAAGCATTATTTATATCCATTAATTAGTTCCGCCTTTGAAGATGGTTCAGCCACATCCGATACCACAAATTAGTGATTGAGAAATATTACTAAggatctaatttttatttttattttatattcaaattaaacTTTATGCACGGTGATTGTAGATAGAGAATCTAGATTCAGAATTTAAACATAATaactttgagttcaaaattccACGTTCATATCTTCAAAAGTTAATCATTTACACTTATAAGTCACACACCTATACATAATCTAGGTTAAAATTGTTAACTTCAACTAATCCCTCAATATATCTGCATCAaattattaagttaaaattactaaattctTCCGCCCCTCCGGTCGGAGACAAGGGTGGCCCTACAAATGGCACCAATAACCCTAACTTGTCTAGTAAAGTAGCATTACCAATATTATCAGGCCGACCAGGGACACACTAACGCAGCAATTGTAGCCTATTTCATAATTATGTTGTATTAATGACTAATGATGATTTGATGAATTTTCTAAACAAGACaaatatatagtaataataacaggTCGGACATTAATAATTAacaatgttcatatatataGTGGCAAAGTTGTTGCAGCTTTATACATTGAGTTGAATTATGTATAACTAAATTTGGTAAAGTACTAGCAAATTTGATTTGAGGATTAAGAGACTAATGATGGTTTCGatcaaattttgttgttttctcATACTTATATGTATGAACACTTTTGCATACCGATATTACTATTTCTAAGGAAGTTCACGCTACCCTCAAACCTTTCATTAATATCGTTATTTGTTGGATAATTTTTAGTTGTTACAGTGAAATACtatattactataaaaaaaaatacgtgAATTACATGGGGATTTTTCTGGATATTAGTATGAACAATCGCATGAAACTTATGTTTTtgcaaattttcatattatttccttggaaaatcCCCATGTAATTCACAGTTTTCTTGCAGTGTATTACGTAAAACATAACGTAATTGTTATAGTGAAATATTATTATAGAGGAGGATAATTATAGTGATAATACACTAATACAAACCGtccatacttttttctttttatatgttatatatatatatatatgtatgtatgtatgtatgtatgtatatatatatataatatatatatttgcaaaTATAATAAAGCCAACTGTTCGATTTAGGAAGGGTTTTGTGGGCTCAAAGTTCCTCAAATTGGGCCAAGCCCAATCATACATGTAGTGGACTTGGTGCAATCTTCACTATCATTTCCTATacaatttgccagcgtctctctcccaaaaatctcgttCGCCAccctccattctcgctcgcctctcttgctttatacacagaagtgtataattctgtttctgttttgtataaagcgagagaaaattgtatatacacatgcaaaaatgtatatcttcgtgttatacacttaattatacaatttacaaacattttgcttcaaatattgcagagataaaggccaacgaattatacaattgcagtgaaatacaatttttctctagctttatacaacagaagtgtatatattgtgtttctgtttttgtataaagcgagaaaaacatatatcttcttgctatacacttataattatgcaatatacatacattttaattcgattcaactgtatgcaaaacaaattatacaattgcagcgaaataggccagcgaattatacaatttaggccagcgaattatacaattgtatatgtataacaaattatacagttttatgtttgctatgtagcgcaattatgcaaagtttctatagtatacaaatatgaattttttgtttgctatatgtgaaagttgcccttaaaAATATCATGTATCTTACTACTTATTAAGAATTTCATACGTATCTTACGcttagatacatatatttttgctcTCACATACACAAAAGTTGAGAGATAAGTGAGCGATATTGGGGAGGGAGGCGAGCAAgattctcatatatatatatatatagagagagagagagagattaatACCTTGGTgcttatacatatatatatgatgcaaaattaaatcattaattaGTTCACTACATTACTCCACCACtctttgtattcaaatcaccacaagaaacacacataaaatttgaacttatagaagtttatatagttttttatgGCAATATTGATCAAGATTCTattttttccttccctttttgcTCTTTTTCATCCTTTTCTCAACTTTATTTCCTCTATTATATTCATCTCCCAAACATGGTACTA
This DNA window, taken from Solanum lycopersicum chromosome 5, SLM_r2.1, encodes the following:
- the LOC101252281 gene encoding homeobox-leucine zipper protein HOX3; amino-acid sequence: MEIMPENSTCLELTMSIPGSSSNSSSFPSSGEGGGGRYNMMRELDINQIPSNINEEEISMEEEEEEESSNNNNNNDNINGAPRKKLRLTKQQSFLLEESFRQNHTLNPKQKEALAMQLKLKARQVEVWFQNRRARSKLKQTEMECEYLKRWFGSLSEQNQRLKKEVEELRAMKVGPPTVLSPHSCHPLPASTLTMCPHCERVTRTNVRD